ttatcgagggctgaatgacataacggttaagaaacgttatccgcttccccttatgtcgtcagccttcgagattctgcagggagccaggttctttactaagttggaccttcgtaatgcttaccatctcgtgcgcatcagagagggggacaagtggaaaacggcgtttaacactccgttagggcattttgagtaccgggttctgccgtttggtctcgctaatgctccagctgtttttcaggcattagttaatgatgtactgagagacatgctgaacatctttgtttttgtctaccttgacgatatcctgattttttcaccgtcactcgagattcatgttcagcacgttcgacgtgtactccaacgccttttagagaattgtctctacgtgaaggctgagaagtgcgcctttcatgtctcctctgtcacatttctcggttctgttatttccgctgaaggcattcagatggatcccgctaaggtccaggctgtcagtgattggcccgttccaaggtcacgtgtcgagttgcagcgctttctaggtttcgctaatttctatcggcgtttcattcgtaatttcggtcaagttgctgcccctctcacagctcttacttctgtcaagacgtgctttaagtggtccggttccgcccagggagcttttgatctcctcaagaagtgttttacgtccgctcccatcctcgttactcctgacgtcactaaacaattcattgtcgaggttgacgcttcagaggtaggcgtgggagccattctatcccagcgcttccagtctgacgataaggtccatccttgcgcttatttttctcatcgcctgtcgccatctgaacgcaactatgatgtgggtaaccgcgaactgctcgccatccgcttagccctaggcgaatggcgacagtggttggagggggcaaccgttccttttgtcgtttggactgaccataagaaccttgagtacatccgttctgccaaacgacttaatgcacgtcaagctcgttgggcgttgttttttgctcgtttcgagtttgtgatttcttatcgcccgggtaataagaacaccaagcctgatgccttatcccgtctctttagttcttctgtggcttctaccgatcccgaggggattcttccttatgggcgtgttgtcgggttgactgtctgggtaattgagagacaggttaagcaagcactcactcacactgcgtcgccgcgcgcttgtcctagtaaccttcttttcgttcctgtttctactcgtctggctgttcttcagtgggctcactctgccaagttagctggccatcccggcgttcgaggtacacttgcttctattcgccagcggttttggtggcctactcaggagcgtgacacgcgccgtttcgtggctgcttgttcggactgcgcgcagactaagtcaggtaactctcctcctgccagtcgtctcagaccgcttcccattccttctcgaccatggtctcacatcgccttagacttcattaccggtctgccttcgtctgcggggaagactatgattcttacggttgtcgataggttctctaaggcggcacatttcattcccctcgctaagcttccttccgctaaggagacggcacaaatcatcattgagaatgtgttcagaattcatggcctcccgttagacgccgtttcagacagaggtccgcaattcaagtcacagttttggagggagttctgtcgtttgattggtgcttccgtcagtctctcttccggttttcattcccagtctaacggtcaagcagaaagggccaatcagacgattggtcgcatattacgcagcctttcttttagaaaccctgcgtcttgggcagaacagctcccctgggcagaatacgctcacaactcgcttccttcgtctgctaccgggctatctccgtttcagagtagtctgggttaccagcctcctctgttctcgtcccagctcgccgagtccagcgttccctccgctcaggcgtttgtccaacgttgtgagcgcacctggaggagggtgaggtctgcactttgccgttacagggcgcagactgtgagagccgccaataaacgtaggattaagagtcctaggtattgtcgcggccagagagtgtggctttccactcgtaaccttccccttacgacagcttctcgtaagttgactccgcggttcattggtccgttccgtgtctcccaggtcatcaatcctgtcgctgtgcgactgcttcttccgcgacatcttcgtcgcgtccatcctgtcttccatgtctcctgtgtcaagccctttcttcgcgcccccgttcgtcttccctccccccccatccttgtcgagggcgcacctatttacaaggtacgtaggatcatggacatgcgttctcggggacgtggtcaccagtacttagtggattgggagggttacggtcctgaggagaggagttgggttccatctcgggacgtgctggaccgttcgctgattgatgatttcctccgttgccgccaggattcctcctcgagtgcgccaggaggcgctcggtgagtgggggggtactgtcatgttttgtcatatattgtcttgtccttgtgctttcccttctgttcgtttccccctgctggtcttattaggttcgttccctttttctatccctctctctccccctccctctctctcttctctctatcgttccgttcctgctcccagctgttcctcattctcctaactcactcatttactcttttcacacctgtcccctattttgccctctgattagagtccctatttctccccttgttttccgcttctgtccttgtcggatccttgtatgatgttcgctgtgctgtgtccttgtctcgccctatcgtgttttgtctccttcagatgctgcgtgtgagcaggtgtcttagtctgctatggtcggtgccttcccgaagcaacctgcagtcaatggtcgagtctccagtctgtcctcgttactacgagtggatttaagttttttcctgttttgttttcttcttgatttttcaggattattacttttgtcatatactggaataaagactctgttttcgttaagtcgcttttgggtcctcattcaccagcataacattcTGACTGACTCTGACTGCAGCTTAAACAACAGTGACcaggctagttagctagctaccattATCTGAGAAGACACTATAGTGGCCTGGAAATACATGACATGGTAATTAGACAACTTTGCCATCATTATCAtgccattgtgacatcattaaaatcctctgactacaatgttaaaacattctacattgtgacattatttcattgatatcatgaaacaactgcatgtatgtattttctgatgtttgatcAGAGATCTTTTACGAGAatatctcttcccacattgatcacagctataaggtttttctcctgtgtgtgttctatggTGCACTTTCAGGCCGCTTGAcggagtaaaactcttcccacattgatcaaaGCTATGAGatttctctccagtgtgaattATCTGGTGTGATTGTAATGTATATGATTTTGAAAAGATCTTCCCACAATCAGAGCAGCGGGGAGTTCTCTTCCCTGTGGGTCTCTGCTGGTGTTTCTTGAGGTGTTCTAATCTGGAGAGACTGTTCTGCCTCGTCAGCATCACAAGGTTGTTGAGGCTCCTCAGCGGTACCATGATAGTCCCGTCACTCCTGTGTGAATGGAAAAAGTCAGACAGACGGTTAAAGGCCCACAACAGTGGAAATCCACTGAAAAGGGTGATGCCAACAGTGTAGCCATGGTGTTGTACAACAATTGAAGTCTTTAATGAATGTTAATATTATTTGACAATTGTCTTAAGACAAGTGAGCAACAATAGTCATAAttgtcttgttttcacattaGTAGTAACATCGATGGTTGTCGGCTAGAAATAAGTTATTAAAGTTGTTGAGATCCTAAGCAGTGTGCATGACAATTTATGGTCTCCAATATTGGCCCCTTTCTGTGTTTAATAAAATTGACACATCGAGGGCAATGCGCACGCAATTTGGTTGCACAAACTCCTCCCTGCTAATGCAGAAAccgctagttatggatgtagtgtAACTGCCTGGAGCAAAAATGGTGAAGGAAGATTTGTTTTTCACAAGGTATTTCGAATATTACCATATTATTGCATTATCAGATTATAACTGTTAGGCTCGTTTGAATCTCCTGATTCATATAATGTTGTTATTGTCGAAAATCAACTGCTTCATACTTTGAAAAAAACTTCAACCAGTAAAGTTTTATTTGGCTAGTTTTTCCATCAGCCTTGGTCCATAACTTCACCTATAAATAGCAAAGACCTACTGAAGGACCTATAACTTCACTTAAcaatatagacctactgtaggacccataacttcacctaacaacatagacctactgtaggacccaaaacatcacctaacaacaacatagaggATATTCTGGAGTAGAAATGGTCAATAGGAAAGTAAAGCACAGATTTCCTTTATTTGAAGATGCAGTTTTTTTCTTTTGGAAGATGTTCTGAATATCCATATTTGCTGCAGACTGACTGAGTGGAGGGGGATCGGTCCACTGCGTTGTGAAGTCTCAACCAACCACATCAGGCACCGCGTCAGTGCAGTGGCTTCTTGCCTACTGTGAAACCACGCCCAATTCCTGAAGAaatgcattatgggccctaaagtACGGAAATAGTGTCCTCTGCGTGTATACGTCATATTTTGACAAATTTAGTacgacatccgggaacttttggcatactaacttcatcatactatgaccaataagaaTACTATATTCTCAATTCACGTCACAAATAGTACGGTGAACACAGCTAAGGACTTATCAACAGCTGTAACAATTTAATCCCCACAGGAAATCTtcactgtgtcacgccctgaccttagttatctttgtattctttattattttggttaggtcagggggtggtttgtttagtttttgtagttatgtttgtatgtctaggggtttttatATGTCTAGGGCTTTTTCtaggtctaggtgtttatatgtctatggttgcctagattggttctcaatcagaggcagctgtttattgttgtctctgattggggaccatttaggtagccatattccatGGGTGTTGTGTGGGTTGTTAGTCTATGTTTAGATGCTtgtctgcactagccatattagTGTCAAGGTAAGTTTTGGTCAGTGGTCGTTCATTAAATAAgtatgtacgcttaccacgctgcgccttagTCTCCTCATTATGATGACCGTGACACACTGGCAGTTATAGAAAGACCCATTTCCAATCTAGCGATTGATTCTTGAAAAATGTAACTTCTAAATGTTTCAACTGTACCACCCCACCAGAAACCAAAACATAAGTTTGTATAACACCTCTGTTTGTAAAAaagcactgtatagcctcaatctggttaaaactataattttgaccTTATGGATGGCCAATCCTTGTATTTATAGTGTAGTCGATTCAGGGTGTTGCCCTGAGCTGAACAAACCTGGGTCCAGCAACTGTCAAGTCAACACCTTATTACTGTTGCTCCAAAATGTCTGAACTTCTCGACGAGGTCAATAAGTTTTGGGTTATGGTTGCTACAATAGCTTTCTCTATAAATGTGAGAGTGGTCACATTTCTTCATCCCTCAGCTGTTAACCAAACCAAGTCtctgggcagccattttgttgctgTTTAAAACCAGATTAAAAAAAGCCACACAACAATCAACCAATATGgagttcaaacaataacaaagctgtAATTACATCACTGTTGAGATAATATGATgatggatggggctggagaaatgtaactggtctcaaattcatagacagacctatggatacaaggactgaccatccatgatatcaacatgatagttttaacaatgttgaggctatacagtgttggtttacattgtttctaaacattggagtaaaaaaaagcttatttggggttctgatggggtacaacagtttaactaagctcatgaggcatgtgttatattcttcaagaatcaatgtctataaataaatcatttaaaagtCTAAATATGGATGTAGCTATTGCATATTTCGCCTTTAACACCACACACCAGTTCAGCAACTGCTGAGTTTGTGCCTCTGTATTCAAGACATTACTTACTAGTGTTAATCAGGGCCCAGTCAccctctacttgtttttgtattgtgacATCCTCAACTTTCGCGACAACATTCAGCCACagaccctctttctccatccagcAGACGACCTCTTCTTTAGCAGGAGGTGAGTAGTTTAGTTACCTCATGGTCGGAGATGTTAGCTAGGCTATTGCTAACTTATCCAGCCCGCTAGATGACTATTAACAACACCGTAAATATTAAATGACATCGTTTAACTAACTAGATGACAGAAGTGGGTTTAAAACAAAGTGGCTAATATACACAAAAGAGCTATATTGGTTCGGCTATTTTGTCTAGTAAGCTACCGAGGTAGCTGAttaactgttgctgctgttgaaagaagcgttccgtccactagattataaaTCACACTAGCAGCATAACCTTAATTTCCCACAccagacctagtctgttcattatatacatctacatgatgcaTTGTTCCACCATGTTGGAGCAGTATAGACATACAGCAGCTGGCTACTTATTAAGATTTAGTATGAATTAATGAAACTACCTTATATGTGCTGTAGTAAACATTTTTTATTCGCAATAATCAATTAACACGTTCTTCTCTTTGTATGTATCAATATAATGCTATAATTTAATTAAATCCATTTAAAATAATATTTGtctgaaaataaaatatgatCCTCAACTGCGTTTATCCTCCAGTGAGCAGACGGCGATGTGCTTCTTTCAGGCGATGCTGCCagcgtgacgtataatctagtggacggttcTTCAGAAACAGCTCGTCAACCACCTCCGTAGCTTGCTAGCCAACATAGCCGAAAGATTCAAGCCATTTATACGCTTTCGGTCTATATTTGCTGCTGTGTTTTAGACACACTTCTGTCGTATCTACTTGTTTACCTATTTAATTTAATATTACGTTATTTTGTATTAGTCAGATATAGCAGctggctggttaagttagcacTAGACTAGTCGCTAAtgatagatagctagctaacatctccgAACATGAGCTCCCTAAACTACTCCCCTCCTGTTAAAGAAGAGGTCTGCTGGAtggagaaagaagctctggggctgaacattgtcgtgaaagaggagactgaagaggaggctgtcacagtaaaacaagaagttgggggtgaggctgttacagtgaaagaagagaaagacgtttcagtgaaagaagagaaagactCGTTCAGAGTGAACGAGGAGGAGGATGTCACAGTAAAacaagaggaagggaaagaggatGTAGTTTTTGGAGTGAAGATGGAAGGGGAGATTACTGTCACATTGAAAGATGAGGAGGTGGAGAtagatctgattaacaccagtaagtaCCGTCTTCTATGTGTTTTTAACTTTGGATATTCGGAGTTGGCTCGTCAATACCTCTTCAACGGAGGGCCCTAGAATGACTGATATGTCTAGAATCAGACGACGTAGAGAGAAAGCTACCCCCTGTTTTCTCCATTCTGTTTCCAAAAAGTGACTTAACATATATATTTGAGAAGGGTCTATCTGCTGAGCGCAAACTGGGGGGCACGGCATGTAGTGATTTTCACGTAGTGATGTTTTACTACACACCGTGCCCCCCAATAGTGCCATGTGAGAGTTGGGTTGGCTACATAAAGattatggatatactgacaagatGACTCTCCGCCCTAACAAGGGGAGTCGTTGTCCACAAAGTGGCACTGCGGGTTGTCTAGATCCCGCCTATCttttctttggattggtggatacatcttATTATTGTAATCTATTGTTTATATTCTATGAGGGTTGTTGACATCAAccgcctgtattcaatggagagagatgctaATCTTGAATATTCATAGCGATCTGGAGACAACTCCTATagtgttttttttaatcaaagTTGTCGGTATGTCACGTGTCCACATAACTTCATCATTACTTCTGTTAGATCAAGTAAACCTCACGTAGCAAATAAACCATTcattttgttgttgaccaaattcaaCACTTTCTACATTGGGTTAATAATCGTTTCCATTTGGATTCAACCtaatgtagcctactggcatgacctagagagatacaacctactgtaacctactggcatgacctagagagatacaacctactgtagcctactggcatgacctagagagtgaCAACCTACtataacctactggcatgacctagagagatacaacctactgaaacctactggcatgacctagagagatacaacctactgtaacctactggcataaCCTAGAGACATACAACCTACTGGcttgacctagagagataaaaccactttggatacaacctactgtaacctactggcatgacctagagagatacaacctactgtagcctactggcttgacctagagagataaaaccacttggatacaaccttCTGTAGCCTACTGGCTTGATCTAGAGAGTTACAACCAACTGTAACCCACTGGCCTGACCTAGAGACTTACAACCTattgtagcctactggcatgacctagagagataaaaccacTTGGATAGAACCTACTGTAAACTAGTGGCAtgacttagagagagagaaccacatggatacaacctactggcttgacctagagagataaagtTGTAAGATTCCTGGATTTTAAATGAATATTTTCCAGTAATGATTATTTGTATCTTCCTATCCACATTTGGGATCCCTCTCCTTTGTCTTCCTCTCGACCCCAATAACAGACAACtactgtgggactcccaatcacagctggatgtgatactgcctgtagtgactcctcttacactgagatgcagtggcttcgaccgctgcgtccatgtgtgtgttaactatgtgactgtactagaatgcttaaaaggggGGGTTATTCTAAGCTatttggaattgttttaagaaggtttAAACAACATGAAGGGCTTGCCCAGTACAGTACTGTTTTAAGAATGTTATACCAAGGATAATgttgctatttgattttgaactgTAAGACCCATGGAAGTATCAACAAAAAAATAGTTGGCCATACTGCTATAACCCATACTAATGCATTGCATGACATTCACAACATGGAACAACAGTTCCCCAAAACATTGAAAGGGAGTTTGTTCTTAAGTGTTTGTCCTGTATCTGagagatgtaaaaaaaatatagatATACTTTTTATGTCTTTAACCCTCTTTTTTTGTCACTtaagtttttccacattttgttacattacatcctttttctacaatggattaaataaataaaaatcctcatcaatctacacacaataccccgtaatgacaaagagaaaataggtttggagaaaaaaaatcacatttattaaaaataaaaaacagaaataccatattttcgtaagtattcagaccctttgctatgcgaGTTGAAATTGGTCattgttgagatgtttctacaacttgattggagtgcacctgtggtaaattcaattgattggacatgatttggaaaggctcacacctgtCTGACTACCACAGCACTTTGAAGCAGTAcgccatctggtttgtgcttagtgggattatcatttgttttttaacaggacaatgacccaacacacctctaggctgtgtaagggctatttgaccaaaaagtagagtgatggagtgctgcatcagatgacctggcattcacaatcacccgacttcaacccaattgagatggtttgggataagttggaccacagagtggaccacagagtaaaggaaaaggagccaaaaagtgctcagcatatgtgggaactccttcaaaacctttggaaaagcattccaggtgaagctgtttgagagaatgccaagagtgtgcaaagctgtcatcaaggcaaagggtggctactttatgTTTTTAAATACGAATAGCCCTTGAATGATACGTTGTGTCAACCtgtaactggtactgtatatctcacGAATGTTTTTGCATTCAGTTCCAAAAGGTCACTTTCTTACCACTTCTTCCATAGTTAAACATGTAAGGAAAGCTTTTTTCTATCAAAAGGGATGCTGTCAAAAATgtattgaattcaaatggatttacccagCCTACAAAGCACTACAGCCACTCTGTGATGACCAGTTCTCCTCTTTTATTGAGGGATCAAGTCTAGATTAAACCTCATAGGAAGACAGTTTTATCATGTGCAGGTTTCATTCAGGTCTCTGTTTAATGAGATACTCTGTTTGTCTTTGGCAGGAGAGAAACCAGACTCTGACAGCGGGGAGAGTCCTTCAGGGGAACCAGACCCAGAGATGCCCAAACCAGCGAGACAACACCACTGCTCTCACTGTGTTAAGAGTTTTTGCTGGTCAGGGAACCTAAAACTGCAtgaaagaacacacacaggagaaaagcctttccaatgttcccagtgtggaaagagttttaccatgttagctaacctgaaaaggcatgagagaatacacacaggagaaaagccttatcACTGTTCCCACTGTCCCATGAGGTTTACTCAGACAGGGCACCTAAAAGCTCATGAGaggatacacacaggagaaaagcctttccaatgttcccagtgtggaaaaaGTTTTACTAAGAAAGGGCAATTGAAAgagcatgagagaatacacaaaGGAGAAAAGCCATTCCAATGTTCCcattgtggaaagagttttactctAATAGGAAACCTAAAAAAACATGCGAGACTACACACCGGAGAAATgcctttccaatgttcccagtgtgaAAAGAGTTTTGCCGTGTTAGCTAACCTGAAaaggcatgagagaatacacactggAGAAAAGCCCTACCACTGTTCCCACTGTGAAAAGAGGTTTATTCAGTTAGGGGACCTAAAAGCTCATGAGaggatacacacaggagaaaaacctTATCACTGTTCCCACTGTGAAAAGAGTTTTATTCATGTAGGGTACCTAAAAGctcatgagaggacacacacaggagaaaagcctttccaATGTTCCCATTGTGAAAAGACTTTTACCATTTTAGCTAACCTAAAAAGGCATGATAGAATACACACTGGAGAAAAGCCTTATCACTGTTCCCACTGTGGGATGAGTTTTACTCAGACAGGGCACCTAAAAGCTCATGAGaggatacacacaggagaaaagccattCCATTGTTCCcattgtggaaagagttttactaaGAAAGGGCCGTTAAAAGAgcacgagagaatacacacaggagaaaagcctttccaatgcccccagtgtggaaagagttttccCTGTTTAAGGAGCCTGAAGGAGCATAAGAAGACACACACCAAAAAAGCCctaccactgctctctctctgtgtggaagGACATTTTCCCAGTCACAGAACCTGAAATCACATGAGACAATAAAGGTGCTGTGATCTGACTTTTTTTTTTGACTGAgaatttgtgtttttgtttatgcCACATGAAATCATATTATTTATGAttatacctgtctatataaggtcctacagttgacaatgcacgtcagagcaaacgccaagcaatgaggtcgaagaaattgtccgtagagctccaagacaggattgtgttgagggacagatatggggaagggtaccaaataatATCTGTAGCATTggatgtccccaagaacacagtggtcacCATCATTCTTTGAT
The window above is part of the Oncorhynchus gorbuscha isolate QuinsamMale2020 ecotype Even-year linkage group LG21, OgorEven_v1.0, whole genome shotgun sequence genome. Proteins encoded here:
- the LOC124007964 gene encoding zinc finger protein 501-like, which encodes MSSLNYSPPVKEEVCWMEKEALGLNIVVKEETEEEAVTVKQEVGGEAVTVKEEKDVSVKEEKDSFRVNEEEDVTVKQEEGKEDVVFGVKMEGEITVTLKDEEVEIDLINTREKPDSDSGESPSGEPDPEMPKPARQHHCSHCVKSFCWSGNLKLHERTHTGEKPFQCSQCGKSFTMLANLKRHERIHTGEKPYHCSHCPMRFTQTGHLKAHERIHTGEKPFQCSQCGKSFTKKGQLKEHERIHKGEKPFQCSHCGKSFTLIGNLKKHARLHTGEMPFQCSQCEKSFAVLANLKRHERIHTGEKPYHCSHCEKRFIQLGDLKAHERIHTGEKPYHCSHCEKSFIHVGYLKAHERTHTGEKPFQCSHCEKTFTILANLKRHDRIHTGEKPYHCSHCGMSFTQTGHLKAHERIHTGEKPFHCSHCGKSFTKKGPLKEHERIHTGEKPFQCPQCGKSFPCLRSLKEHKKTHTKKALPLLSLCVEGHFPSHRT